From a single Rutidosis leptorrhynchoides isolate AG116_Rl617_1_P2 chromosome 5, CSIRO_AGI_Rlap_v1, whole genome shotgun sequence genomic region:
- the LOC139848945 gene encoding uncharacterized protein, translating to MDVFISEMRKIVEVQNKSIGALAKEISNVAESKGNREPGTIPSYTVLNPNHKDQGKGHSVNMVGTLRSGKKYDNKVGEKEVVQQESSEVPIVLDEDEVSENDNHGKGVKNKEPIVNETEKLETKSKTVPFPKALESPNQFPYGKKGPQPEDMWETFKQVKINLPLLDAIRQVPSYAKFLKDLCTQKRKQRATLPKKVELTEHISAVVSGTLPPKFKDPGTPLISVIVGNVNVKKALLDLGASINILPFCLVDRFELSLMKRTNIIIQLADQSIITPRGY from the coding sequence ATGGACGTGTTTATCTCCGAAATGCGTAAAATAGTGGAAGTGCAAAACAAGTCAATTGGTGCGTTGGCTAAGGAGATTAGTAATGTAGCGGAAAGTAAAGGGAATCGGGAGCCGGGTACAATTCCAAGCTACACGGTTCTAAATCCGAATCATAAGGATCAAGGAAAAGGGCATAGTGTTAATATGGTAGGCACCTTGCGAAGTGGAAAGAAGTATGACAATAAGGTTGGTGAAAAAGAGGTAGTGCAACAAGAGTCAAGTGAGGTTCCTATTGTGCTTGATGAGGATGAGGTAAGTGAAAATGATAACCATGGGAAGGGGGTGAAAAATAAGGAACCAATCGTTAATGAGACCGAGAAATTGGAGACGAAATCAAAAACCGTCCCATTTCCCAAGGCCTTAGAGTCCCCaaaccaattcccttatgggaagAAGGGACCACAACCGGAGGACATGTGGGAAACATTTAAACAGGTTAAGATTAATTTGCCCCTTCTCGATGCTATTAGGCAAGTCCCGtcttatgctaaatttttgaaggaCCTTTGCACTCAAAAGAGGAAGCAAAGGGCGACCTTACCCAAAAAGGTGGAGCTAACCGAGCACATAAGTGCGGTTGTTTCGGGAACACTTCCACCTAAATTTAAGGACCCGGGGACCCCATTGATATCGGTTATTGTAGGAAACGTGAATGTGAAAAAGGCGTTATTGGACCTAGGAGCTAGCATCAATATTTTACCTTTTTGTCTTGTTGACCGATTTGAATTGAGTTTAATGAAAAGAACTAACATAATTATTCAACTAGCAGACCAATCAATCATAACGCCTAGGGGATATTAG